In a single window of the Acyrthosiphon pisum isolate AL4f chromosome X, pea_aphid_22Mar2018_4r6ur, whole genome shotgun sequence genome:
- the LOC100160723 gene encoding uncharacterized protein LOC100160723, producing the protein MEPLRTTSDDSGINSKFYVMIRRSRELSIPLIRCDHQVSNTNVKQKNIDKQKIVNESDGSLRTTFEESAINSKFYDMIRRCRELSIPLIRCDHQVSNTNVKQGNIDNQKIVNESDRSLRTTFDESAINSKFYDIMHDTRVLSIPLIKCDEY; encoded by the exons ATGGAACCGTTAAGAACAACATCTGATGATTCTGGGATAAATTCCAA GTTTTATGTTATGATACGCAGAAGTAGAGAGTTATCAATTCCGCTTATTAGATGTGATCATCAAGTATCTAATACAAATgttaaacagaaaaatattgataagcAAAAAATTGTCAATGAATCAGACGGTTCATTGAGAACAACATTTGAAGAATCTGCCATAAATTCCAA ATTTTATGATATGATACGCAGATGTAGAGAGTTATCAATTCCACTTATTAGATGTGATCATCAAGTATCTAATACAAATGTTAAACAGGGAAATATTGATAATCAAAAAATTGTTAATGAATCAGACCGTTCGTTAAGAACAACATTTGATGAATCTGCGATAAATTCCAA GTTTTATGATATAATGCACGATACTAGAGTGTTATCAATTCCACTTATTAAATGTGATGagtattaa